A segment of the Syntrophorhabdaceae bacterium genome:
TCGAGGTAGGCGATGCGGGCTGCTTCCTTGAAGGTGAGCGCGTTACCCCCCGGCTGTTCGGGCCAGCCGCGGTGTTCCTTTTCATACAATGACCGCAACCCCGAAAAATTTACCTTTTTCCTGAAGAGAACCATCCCATCCTTTATATCCATTGTATTGACAGGGATTCCCAGCTTCCCTGAAAGCACCTCAAGGACCTGTCTCTTTACGTCCTCTGCGGCCTGCTTTACCGCGTGACCGGCCATCAGGGTCTGCCGTGACGAATAGGCGCCAAGGTCAATGCCGTAATCCGTATCCCCGGAGCGTATCTTCACGTCTTTAACTCCGACTCCCAGCGCCTCCGCTGCGATCATCGTGAGGATCGTGTCCGAACCCTGACCGATCTCTGCCGCGGCGGTATAGAGATCGGCTGTTCCTCCATCTTCAGACAGCTTGATCATGGCAGTGGAGTGGAAGGTCTCGGAACGGTATATGGGATAGCCTGCGCCTGAGACAAAGAAACCGCACGCCATGCCGATACCCTTGCCCTTCGGCAGTTTTTTCTTTTTTTTCTTCCAACCTGAATCATTTCGCACTGCCTCTATGCACTCCTTCATGCCGAGACTGCTCATGTTAAAATCATTACAGGTCACATCCCCTCTCTGCATGATGTTCTTCAGCCTGAACTCAATGGGGTCCATGCCGAGTTCCCCGGCAATGATATCGAGCTGCTGTTCGAAGGCAGCCCGTGCGGCAACGCCGCCGTGTCCCCGCTGGGCTCCGCAGGCCGGCTTGTTCGTATAGACGCGGTACCCGTCGTATTTCATATTGGGGAGCTTGTAGGGCGCGCCAAGAAGTGACCCGGCATAGTAGACTGTGGCAATGCCAAAACTTGAATAGGCCCCGCCGTCGAGGTAGCAGGTATTGTGGAGCGCAACGAGCCTCCCGTCCTTTTTCACGCCCGTAGTCAGTTCGTGAAAGAACTGGTGACGGCCGCGGGAGTGCATAAAAACCTGTTCCCTCGTGAAGGTCATCTTGACAGGTCTTCCCGTCCTCATTGAAAACAGAGATGCGGCAAGCTCAATGGTGTTCGCCGATGCCTTCGGACCGAAGCCTCCCCCTACGTAAGGTTGTATAACCCGCACATTCCCGATGGGGATATTGAGAACCATCGACAGGGTCCTCTGGACGTAATGCGGCGTCTGCGTCGAGGTATAGAGTGTCAATTGACCATTGAGATCAAAAACGGCAAGGCAGGCCTGCGGTTCAAGGAAGGCCCCGTCTTGTTTCTTGTTCGTGAACCTGTCTGTCCGTATGTAGTCGCATCCCTTGAAGGCAGCCCGGACATGACCAAATTCCTGATGCACCTCGGCCCCGATGTTCCCTGGATAATCATCGTGGATCAGCGGCGCCCCTTCCTTCATAGCCTCAAATATATCAAGGACAGGCGGTAATTCTTTATAATCGACCTGGATCAAAGAAACGGCCTCGCGGGCAGTATCGGCGTCGATAGCCGCAACCGCAGCGACCTCATCACCGACATATCTCACCTTATTATGACAGAAGATCGTTTCATCGTACCGTGCGGGACTGACACCAAACCGGATACGGCCTGCCTCGCGGGCAGTGATAATATCTTTTACCCCGGGAAGTTTTTGTGCCTTCGAAATATCAATATTGAGGATCTTTGCATGTGCCAGGGGGCTCTGCAGGAGTGCGCCGTAGAGCATACCGGGCATCGAGAGGTCGTCGGCATAGCGGGCGTTACCCATCACTTTCGACAAGGCATCAACCCTTGGAACCCTTGTATTGATCACGCTGTATTTTTTCATCCCTTTGTTTTCCCCCTCTTCTTCATCGTCCTGGACGCTGCCTGCACAGCCTCTACGATCTTCTGATAGCCTGTGCACCGGCAGAGGTTCCCGGATATTGCCTCCCTTACCTCAAGCTCTGTCG
Coding sequences within it:
- a CDS encoding molybdopterin-dependent oxidoreductase: MKKYSVINTRVPRVDALSKVMGNARYADDLSMPGMLYGALLQSPLAHAKILNIDISKAQKLPGVKDIITAREAGRIRFGVSPARYDETIFCHNKVRYVGDEVAAVAAIDADTAREAVSLIQVDYKELPPVLDIFEAMKEGAPLIHDDYPGNIGAEVHQEFGHVRAAFKGCDYIRTDRFTNKKQDGAFLEPQACLAVFDLNGQLTLYTSTQTPHYVQRTLSMVLNIPIGNVRVIQPYVGGGFGPKASANTIELAASLFSMRTGRPVKMTFTREQVFMHSRGRHQFFHELTTGVKKDGRLVALHNTCYLDGGAYSSFGIATVYYAGSLLGAPYKLPNMKYDGYRVYTNKPACGAQRGHGGVAARAAFEQQLDIIAGELGMDPIEFRLKNIMQRGDVTCNDFNMSSLGMKECIEAVRNDSGWKKKKKKLPKGKGIGMACGFFVSGAGYPIYRSETFHSTAMIKLSEDGGTADLYTAAAEIGQGSDTILTMIAAEALGVGVKDVKIRSGDTDYGIDLGAYSSRQTLMAGHAVKQAAEDVKRQVLEVLSGKLGIPVNTMDIKDGMVLFRKKVNFSGLRSLYEKEHRGWPEQPGGNALTFKEAARIAYLEKGVVVGGGAYKPGELGGTYKGAAVGTSPAYGCSAQVVEVTVDMETGKVTVDNMTDAHDCGFAINRTNVEGQMQGSLSMGLGETFFEEVKFDNKGKIENPTLGEYRIPTSLDMPNVRTIIVESDEPNGPFGAKEVGEGAIMPTIPAILNAIYDAVGVRITELPATSERLLMAIKEKNKK